From the Spiroplasma sp. BIUS-1 genome, one window contains:
- a CDS encoding MurR/RpiR family transcriptional regulator, with product MKIINLEDGKLNSTESSILNLINNDPDFFCTHSIQEVSKESNVSPSTMTRVCQKLGFKSFKSTQMFVYEKSRMQSGYYKLGEDNTIEEIIHNVRGAGIYTINETLNSIDVKEIEEISKKIYSSKRVIIFGLEQQQISASSFVLNLSRINIMAQNVSNIHNYVQRTIFFDENDFAIFITRTGWTKEILESIKWTYNKNIPMLVLTADREITIEQLEKEVDVTKIHMIETQTISNDKIKYPSISSVPGEMIIFDLIFNIIVSQNEKYREMFKKTAEISLNWNFEGKF from the coding sequence ATGAAAATAATTAATTTAGAAGATGGTAAGCTAAACTCCACAGAAAGTTCTATATTGAACTTAATAAACAATGATCCAGATTTCTTTTGTACACATTCAATTCAAGAAGTTTCAAAAGAAAGTAATGTAAGTCCATCAACAATGACTAGAGTTTGTCAAAAACTTGGTTTTAAATCTTTCAAATCAACACAAATGTTTGTTTATGAAAAATCAAGAATGCAAAGTGGTTATTACAAACTTGGAGAAGATAATACAATTGAAGAAATTATTCATAATGTTAGGGGAGCTGGAATTTATACAATAAATGAAACTTTAAATAGCATTGATGTTAAAGAAATTGAAGAAATTTCTAAGAAAATTTACTCATCAAAAAGAGTAATAATATTTGGTTTAGAACAACAACAAATAAGTGCAAGTTCTTTTGTTCTGAACTTATCAAGAATTAATATAATGGCTCAAAATGTATCAAATATTCACAACTACGTTCAAAGAACAATATTTTTTGATGAAAATGACTTTGCTATTTTTATCACTAGAACTGGTTGAACAAAAGAAATTCTAGAATCAATTAAATGAACTTATAATAAAAACATTCCGATGCTTGTTTTAACAGCGGATAGAGAAATTACAATTGAACAGTTAGAAAAAGAAGTTGATGTTACAAAAATACATATGATAGAAACTCAAACTATTAGTAACGACAAAATAAAATATCCTTCAATATCTTCTGTTCCTGGAGAAATGATCATTTTTGACTTAATTTTTAACATAATAGTTAGTCAAAACGAAAAATACAGAGAAATGTTTAAAAAAACAGCAGAAATTTCTCTTAACTGAAACTTTGAGGGGAAATTTTAA
- a CDS encoding ABC transporter permease, whose translation MRSTRWNTFKLIFSMQFSNYKKDAFVIFSGWIITTLTLVIWLAFKNESTGSEEILPDAFILASAMGMSVIRNCLFNFVKTIYDYKNSLFFEKIFSTNISKTFVFSTIILFNQMINIIVAIFMFSVGMLFSDQRDYLVNVNWPIFLLGFFLLAISSNLIALIIVFTTKKYEWASVIANLFYFLPVFLLGLGIPWRLLEKNKFIMAIGFLLPQRYFLNIMASGWSGDITMQKNQFWYNGHFWIPYVVSIIIIVISLLIIGYIFIKKFEFENKRFQKYSSTMKHMAIISSIKKANSIEELNEVLDIKKLTTEIKEKKKILRGKKK comes from the coding sequence ATGAGATCAACTAGATGAAATACATTTAAGTTAATTTTTTCAATGCAATTTTCAAATTATAAAAAAGATGCATTTGTAATTTTTTCTGGTTGAATCATAACTACTTTAACATTAGTAATTTGACTTGCATTTAAAAATGAATCAACTGGAAGTGAAGAAATTTTACCAGATGCCTTTATTTTGGCGAGTGCCATGGGTATGAGTGTAATTAGAAATTGTTTATTCAACTTTGTTAAGACAATTTATGATTACAAGAATTCTTTGTTTTTTGAAAAAATATTTTCAACAAATATTTCTAAAACATTTGTTTTTTCAACAATTATTCTATTTAATCAAATGATAAATATAATTGTAGCTATTTTTATGTTTTCTGTGGGTATGTTGTTTTCTGATCAAAGAGATTATTTGGTAAACGTAAACTGACCTATATTTTTACTTGGTTTCTTTTTACTGGCTATATCTTCAAACTTAATTGCTTTAATAATAGTTTTTACAACAAAAAAATATGAATGAGCATCTGTAATTGCTAACTTATTTTATTTTTTACCAGTGTTTCTTTTAGGTCTTGGTATTCCTTGAAGATTGTTAGAAAAAAATAAATTTATAATGGCAATTGGATTCTTACTACCACAAAGATACTTTTTAAATATAATGGCTTCAGGTTGATCTGGAGATATAACTATGCAAAAGAATCAGTTTTGATACAATGGTCATTTTTGAATACCATATGTTGTTTCAATAATCATAATTGTTATTTCGTTATTAATAATTGGATATATTTTTATTAAAAAATTTGAATTTGAAAATAAAAGGTTTCAAAAGTACTCAAGTACAATGAAACACATGGCAATTATTTCAAGTATTAAAAAAGCAAACTCTATTGAAGAGTTAAACGAAGTTTTGGATATCAAAAAACTTACAACTGAAATTAAAGAAAAGAAAAAAATATTAAGAGGAAAGAAAAAATAA
- a CDS encoding ATP-binding cassette domain-containing protein has product MENKELCVSLENVSKIFNKTVWAIKKVNLKIYKGEGVAVIGPNQSGKSVLGRLIASQIKQSGGVIQYNFSNDNVMANIGFQFRQTTWPDGFKVKEIFNLYKNIHNVTDKKWLDDIINVFGIDSRWEKNLSSCNTSWLQLFSIALGIIHKPELVVLDEVSSSIGLDFKIKILNFLKDYKEENNATFVVVSPDDSTFEILCQRVIVLETGFIISDDYITDWDNNLTFEKYSLSIMNAIKENEITVKPDPLFKPIIKKFDTNVENFREKYNAFLEKNVEYENEPYVIEIRNIDFHLNELHNILDHLNSTAINRKNIDQVILHTKMLIKIFKNTKKKINKLDPKVKYKKSAISFFSKTEKFLNYLVEDLYKSFKSNKYIAYATELTAQLSRKELEQLSTLKKKYIQEEIKVMKLENKILRKQQRQARKESKR; this is encoded by the coding sequence ATGGAAAACAAAGAATTATGCGTATCTTTAGAAAATGTCTCTAAAATTTTTAACAAAACCGTTTGAGCTATCAAAAAAGTTAACTTAAAAATCTATAAAGGAGAAGGGGTTGCTGTAATTGGTCCTAACCAATCTGGAAAGAGTGTTTTGGGAAGATTGATTGCAAGTCAGATAAAACAATCAGGGGGAGTTATTCAATATAACTTTAGCAATGATAATGTTATGGCAAATATTGGGTTTCAGTTCAGACAAACAACTTGACCAGATGGTTTTAAAGTAAAAGAAATATTTAATTTATATAAAAACATTCATAATGTTACTGACAAAAAATGATTAGATGACATTATAAATGTTTTTGGTATTGATTCTAGATGAGAAAAAAACTTATCTTCATGTAATACGAGTTGATTACAGTTATTTTCAATTGCTTTAGGTATAATTCATAAACCTGAACTAGTTGTTCTTGATGAAGTTTCTTCATCAATTGGTTTAGACTTTAAAATAAAAATATTAAATTTCTTAAAAGATTACAAAGAAGAAAATAATGCAACTTTTGTAGTGGTATCACCAGATGACTCTACTTTTGAAATACTTTGCCAAAGAGTTATTGTTTTAGAAACAGGATTTATTATTTCTGATGACTACATAACTGATTGAGATAATAATTTAACTTTTGAAAAATATTCATTAAGTATAATGAATGCCATAAAAGAAAATGAAATAACTGTAAAACCAGATCCTCTATTTAAACCTATAATTAAAAAGTTTGACACTAATGTAGAAAACTTTAGAGAAAAGTACAATGCATTTTTAGAAAAAAATGTTGAGTATGAAAACGAACCTTATGTAATTGAAATTAGAAATATTGATTTCCATTTAAATGAATTACACAATATTTTAGATCACCTGAATTCAACTGCAATTAATAGAAAAAATATAGATCAAGTTATTTTACATACAAAAATGCTAATAAAGATTTTCAAAAATACAAAGAAAAAAATAAACAAGCTTGATCCAAAAGTTAAATATAAAAAATCTGCTATTTCGTTTTTTTCAAAAACAGAAAAGTTTTTAAATTATTTGGTGGAAGATTTATATAAAAGTTTTAAATCAAACAAATACATTGCATATGCAACAGAGCTTACTGCTCAATTATCAAGAAAAGAATTAGAACAACTTTCAACTTTAAAGAAAAAGTATATTCAAGAAGAAATTAAAGTTATGAAGTTAGAAAATAAAATTTTAAGAAAGCAACAAAGACAAGCGAGAAAAGAAAGTAAGAGGTAA
- a CDS encoding alpha/beta hydrolase — translation MNENFIEKVINMINNRNRDNHEIYKNNGYINLLSLYQQAIFDETKDQEVLNLDIRSFKRVEFKSFDNKNLVGIYHLNEVKTNKWIIACHGYSSSKESATIASYYFNKLGYNIFSFDFRNHGESDDALITMGINEEKDLLKAIEYVTQELKAKEIGLIGFSMGAHTVNRFVLSNKVKKYNIKFAISDSAYFETKQVLKRVVNSIGGPLIGNVFDKLLVDIYSVYNNKYNINIDEDTLTYRIPLCEKTCPVLYLHSKKDAVTDFQDSEKFYNLRKLLDEKDILHIFQTGEHIRTQILHPEMYWKLVENFVSKK, via the coding sequence ATGAACGAAAATTTTATTGAAAAAGTAATAAATATGATAAATAACAGAAACAGAGACAATCATGAAATTTACAAAAACAATGGATATATAAACCTTCTTAGTTTATATCAACAAGCTATTTTTGATGAAACAAAAGACCAAGAAGTTTTAAATTTAGATATAAGAAGTTTTAAAAGAGTAGAATTTAAATCTTTTGATAATAAAAATCTCGTAGGTATTTATCACTTAAATGAAGTTAAAACGAATAAATGAATAATTGCTTGCCATGGTTATTCTTCTTCAAAAGAATCTGCAACAATTGCAAGTTATTATTTTAATAAACTTGGATATAATATTTTCTCATTTGATTTTAGAAATCATGGAGAATCAGATGATGCTCTAATAACTATGGGTATCAATGAAGAAAAAGATCTTTTAAAAGCAATTGAATATGTTACTCAAGAATTAAAAGCAAAAGAAATTGGTTTAATTGGTTTTTCAATGGGAGCACATACAGTAAATAGATTTGTTTTATCAAACAAAGTAAAAAAATATAATATTAAGTTTGCAATATCTGATTCAGCTTATTTTGAAACCAAACAAGTTTTAAAAAGAGTTGTTAACTCAATTGGAGGACCATTAATTGGTAATGTGTTTGATAAGTTATTAGTAGATATTTATAGTGTATATAATAATAAATATAATATTAATATCGATGAAGACACTTTAACATATAGAATTCCTCTTTGTGAAAAAACATGTCCTGTTCTTTATTTACACTCTAAAAAAGATGCAGTTACAGATTTTCAAGACAGTGAAAAATTTTATAATCTAAGAAAACTTTTAGATGAAAAAGATATTCTACATATTTTCCAAACAGGAGAACACATAAGAACTCAAATTTTACATCCAGAGATGTATTGAAAATTAGTAGAAAATTTTGTTAGCAAAAAATAG
- a CDS encoding ABC transporter substrate-binding protein translates to MSVWYKKTLGLLGLGLATTLVSSSVVSCGVASFDAILNRVVNDKVYKANYTMNVSSWNTAHSMQAEDSRIWANTFDTFLSTDQYGRIYGSLAVSEYGQDMNKLKEGYSYVGNHSNDFKTWTYAVRPMNWVDTNGKVVIGNKPDIVYDGVIEAAIYALNPNNNSDVSELWVSFIDGAEHVQELFSEGKDQEAINFIKSDRFGIQKGEKWEEYDTVKFNLTKSASYFESLLTYSVFSPIQDSKKGVLNDYTKALYNGAYYVQQAPQNGKIILKKNEEYALKDSTKIETLEYNYLDGASAAKERTLFESGSTSFFELKSDDLKGWNRYIGKGEESYENPNFGSAYQMESPDKAGSFMLVYNYFNANITNGALPKDEQERALSASKLLQSKAARAYISTTIDRTEMVRYFSKTIDEPGKPSQMLRNTYTGVGVSAHEGKDYTEYVADKYNEKVNSNQNTQKDDNPLADGKDPYKGKSHELTGETQEQLRQDTLNFIKENNIKTQKVKGYKGDRVVLKLILSPSNNTSMNPYINMMMKAFNSVEGNPIYVETKTMSSTDEYRTEGSKGATDLFLSGWSPDYKDPSSFLETITLTGPYRGYNGTSRLFKKDTNGNYVLANEKVKTGETDDLLKAMVDYSDGYKEADKNKNEPDERYKAFAEQEFNYFYENFLALPLYTKAMPKVWQVSHLTPYTKSVEAFGTAQFKLYNVLIDSQLRSKEAYDKALKEFNENKALVKVDWTKNRQGAHWKVQTDKDGNPLNFN, encoded by the coding sequence ATGTCAGTATGATATAAAAAAACATTAGGACTACTTGGATTAGGACTAGCAACAACACTAGTTTCATCTTCTGTTGTTTCTTGTGGTGTAGCTTCTTTTGATGCGATTCTTAATAGAGTTGTAAATGACAAAGTTTATAAAGCAAACTATACAATGAACGTTTCGAGTTGAAATACAGCTCACTCAATGCAAGCTGAAGACTCAAGAATTTGAGCGAATACATTTGATACATTTTTATCAACAGATCAATATGGAAGAATTTATGGTTCTCTTGCGGTAAGTGAATATGGTCAAGATATGAATAAACTTAAAGAAGGTTATTCATATGTTGGAAATCATAGTAATGATTTCAAAACTTGAACTTATGCTGTAAGACCAATGAATTGAGTTGATACTAATGGAAAAGTTGTTATTGGAAATAAACCAGATATAGTTTATGATGGTGTTATTGAAGCTGCGATTTATGCTTTAAATCCAAATAATAACTCAGACGTTTCTGAATTATGAGTTTCATTTATTGATGGAGCAGAGCACGTTCAAGAATTATTTAGTGAAGGTAAAGATCAAGAAGCTATTAATTTTATTAAAAGTGATCGTTTTGGTATTCAAAAAGGAGAAAAATGAGAAGAATATGATACTGTTAAATTTAATTTAACAAAATCAGCATCATATTTTGAAAGTTTATTAACTTATTCTGTGTTTTCTCCAATTCAAGATAGCAAAAAAGGAGTTTTAAATGATTATACAAAAGCTTTATATAATGGGGCTTACTATGTACAACAAGCACCTCAAAATGGAAAAATAATTCTTAAGAAAAATGAAGAGTATGCTTTAAAAGATAGTACAAAAATTGAAACTTTAGAATATAACTATCTTGATGGAGCTTCAGCTGCAAAAGAAAGAACTTTATTCGAATCTGGTTCAACATCATTTTTTGAATTAAAATCAGATGATTTAAAAGGTTGAAATAGATATATTGGTAAAGGTGAAGAAAGTTATGAAAATCCTAACTTTGGTTCTGCTTACCAAATGGAATCACCAGATAAAGCTGGATCATTTATGTTAGTTTATAACTATTTTAATGCAAATATAACAAATGGTGCTTTACCAAAAGATGAGCAAGAAAGAGCTTTGAGTGCTTCAAAACTTTTACAATCAAAAGCAGCAAGAGCTTATATTTCAACAACAATTGATAGAACAGAAATGGTTAGATATTTCTCAAAAACAATTGATGAGCCAGGAAAACCCTCTCAAATGTTAAGAAATACTTATACTGGAGTTGGTGTTTCTGCTCATGAAGGTAAAGATTATACTGAATATGTTGCAGATAAATATAATGAAAAAGTTAATAGTAACCAAAACACTCAAAAAGATGATAATCCTTTAGCTGATGGAAAAGATCCTTATAAAGGTAAAAGTCATGAATTAACTGGTGAAACTCAAGAGCAATTAAGACAAGATACACTAAATTTTATTAAAGAAAATAATATTAAAACTCAAAAAGTTAAAGGTTATAAAGGGGATAGAGTTGTTCTAAAACTTATTTTAAGCCCTTCTAATAACACAAGTATGAATCCTTATATAAACATGATGATGAAAGCTTTCAACTCTGTTGAAGGAAATCCTATATATGTTGAAACAAAAACTATGTCTTCAACTGATGAATATAGAACAGAAGGTTCAAAAGGAGCAACTGATTTATTTCTAAGTGGTTGATCTCCAGACTACAAAGACCCATCATCATTTTTAGAAACAATTACATTAACAGGTCCTTATAGAGGATATAATGGAACTTCAAGGTTATTTAAAAAGGATACAAACGGAAACTATGTTTTAGCAAATGAAAAAGTTAAAACTGGTGAAACTGACGATTTATTAAAAGCAATGGTTGATTATTCAGATGGTTATAAAGAAGCTGATAAAAATAAAAATGAGCCAGATGAAAGATATAAAGCTTTTGCTGAGCAAGAATTTAATTATTTTTATGAAAATTTCTTAGCTTTACCTTTATACACAAAAGCTATGCCTAAAGTATGACAAGTTAGTCACCTAACACCATACACTAAATCAGTAGAAGCGTTTGGTACTGCTCAATTTAAACTATATAATGTTTTAATAGACTCTCAATTAAGAAGTAAAGAAGCTTATGATAAAGCTTTAAAAGAGTTTAATGAAAATAAAGCATTAGTTAAAGTTGATTGAACAAAAAATAGACAAGGTGCCCATTGAAAAGTGCAAACTGACAAAGATGGCAATCCTTTAAATTTTAATTAA
- the oppF gene encoding oligopeptide ABC transporter ATP-binding protein OppF has translation MSTNKDVLLNIRDLVIEFRAKGKKFRAVQETSFDIYKGEIFGLVGESGSGKTTIGRAIVGVQPLKDGAIYMDDNIVAGKPTSLYTLNREISKKLENMSYKMNITTREIQSRIDGLKALYEDFLANPRELTHEDLEKFAKSSRLNYLKDILLENLKYINSIIKNEDRMIKFVDNLNSYVENVSKELEKSVLTKLKETKETIISMKENADEIYLKIKEVSQYRDSITEVSSNNMESVVKKILELWKSITDNHKEFLTKLEWAKSLQFQLHALSSPMNRREKFINYYNKLIYVNRNEFFEECKNQFEIMKANGADSSDKEYKKLDYFIRDFWSKKNLNLNASKEILKLLSEEKVVTEKVQALASKLKNTDFENSIKELVENESKITDSKLEELKKELKYITKIVNRNIVKDRDSIETFYAWKGIENKFTQEEIDSFVELTEFLDLPSIDEIIKDSYLFKVQSKEQKRKNRKDIQMIFQDPGSSLNDRMAIEEIIAEGMENFPDLYKGQEAKELYVREYNEANPDERITLDDATPAKVKKHIILKLVNSVGLLPEHLSRYPHEFSGGQRQRVGIARSLAMQPKVIVADEPISALDVSIRAQVLNLFKKFQEELGITYVFVAHDLSVVRHIADRIAVIYHGQIIEIAPAEELFKNPLHPYTRALLSAIPIPEPELAKQTKLVVYNPEEEHKDYIFDLPYFKEITKDHFVWANKREIKEIKKLVKK, from the coding sequence ATGTCAACAAACAAAGATGTACTTTTAAACATTAGGGATTTAGTAATTGAATTCCGTGCTAAAGGTAAAAAATTTAGAGCTGTTCAAGAGACTAGTTTTGACATCTACAAAGGTGAAATATTTGGTTTAGTAGGAGAATCTGGAAGTGGAAAAACAACAATTGGTAGAGCAATAGTTGGAGTACAACCATTGAAAGATGGTGCCATTTATATGGACGACAACATTGTTGCTGGAAAACCAACAAGTTTATACACTCTAAACAGAGAGATATCTAAAAAACTTGAAAATATGTCATACAAAATGAATATTACAACAAGAGAAATACAATCAAGAATTGATGGATTAAAAGCTCTTTATGAAGATTTCTTGGCAAATCCAAGAGAGTTAACTCATGAAGATCTTGAGAAATTTGCAAAAAGCTCAAGATTGAATTATTTAAAAGATATCTTATTAGAAAACTTAAAATATATAAACTCTATTATCAAAAATGAAGATAGAATGATTAAATTTGTAGACAATTTAAATTCTTATGTTGAAAATGTTTCAAAAGAACTTGAAAAATCTGTTCTTACAAAACTTAAAGAAACAAAAGAAACAATTATTTCTATGAAAGAAAATGCAGATGAAATTTATTTAAAAATAAAAGAAGTTTCTCAATATAGAGATTCAATTACAGAAGTTTCATCAAATAATATGGAATCAGTTGTTAAAAAAATTCTTGAATTGTGAAAATCAATTACAGATAATCACAAAGAGTTTTTAACAAAACTAGAATGAGCTAAATCATTACAATTCCAATTACATGCACTATCTTCTCCAATGAATAGAAGAGAAAAATTTATTAACTATTACAATAAATTAATTTATGTAAATAGAAATGAATTCTTTGAAGAATGCAAAAACCAATTTGAAATTATGAAAGCGAATGGGGCAGATTCTTCAGATAAAGAATATAAAAAATTAGATTACTTTATTAGAGATTTTTGATCTAAGAAAAACTTAAATCTAAATGCAAGTAAAGAAATCTTAAAATTATTGTCAGAAGAAAAAGTTGTAACTGAAAAAGTTCAAGCTTTAGCTTCAAAATTAAAAAATACTGATTTTGAAAACTCAATTAAAGAATTAGTTGAAAATGAATCAAAAATAACTGATTCAAAATTAGAAGAACTTAAAAAAGAATTAAAATACATTACAAAAATTGTTAATAGAAACATTGTAAAGGATAGAGATTCAATTGAAACTTTCTATGCCTGAAAAGGAATTGAAAATAAATTCACACAAGAAGAAATTGATTCATTTGTTGAATTAACAGAATTCTTAGATTTACCTTCAATTGATGAAATCATAAAAGATTCATACTTATTTAAAGTTCAATCTAAAGAACAAAAGAGAAAAAACAGAAAAGATATTCAAATGATTTTCCAAGATCCAGGTTCATCACTAAATGATAGAATGGCTATTGAAGAAATCATTGCAGAAGGAATGGAAAACTTCCCAGATCTTTATAAAGGTCAAGAAGCAAAAGAATTATATGTAAGAGAATATAATGAAGCAAATCCTGATGAAAGAATTACATTGGATGATGCAACTCCAGCTAAAGTTAAAAAACACATTATTTTAAAATTAGTTAACTCAGTTGGGCTTTTACCAGAACACTTATCTAGATATCCTCATGAATTTTCAGGAGGTCAAAGACAACGTGTTGGTATTGCAAGAAGTTTAGCAATGCAACCTAAAGTTATTGTTGCTGACGAACCAATTTCTGCTCTTGACGTTTCTATTAGAGCTCAAGTATTAAACTTGTTTAAAAAATTCCAAGAAGAATTAGGAATTACTTATGTGTTTGTTGCCCATGACTTGTCTGTAGTTCGTCACATTGCTGACAGAATTGCTGTAATTTATCATGGACAAATTATTGAAATTGCACCAGCAGAAGAGTTATTTAAAAATCCTCTTCACCCCTATACAAGAGCATTGCTATCTGCAATTCCAATTCCAGAACCTGAACTTGCAAAACAAACTAAATTAGTTGTTTATAATCCAGAAGAAGAACACAAAGACTATATCTTTGATTTACCATACTTTAAAGAGATAACAAAAGATCACTTTGTATGAGCTAATAAAAGAGAAATAAAAGAAATTAAAAAATTAGTAAAGAAATAG
- the oppD gene encoding oligopeptide ABC transporter ATP-binding protein OppD, whose product MNKENRIISVRDMEVKFQVRGNFLTAIRNVDLDLYDQEILAIVGESGSGKSVITKTFTGMLEANGWVSNGSIVYRPNKDAVDSNETYFKDPIDIVNLQSPLISKDVIKSVVKINNEKIKELLNEIKEIYKLNPKYNGNLEQKELQKIRLEKQIESEQNETILEGLKQQLKELTEELKSSLLDESTISSTKEINNEKYNILLAKRKEQLENLNANIGFSSNNRHANKIIKTEVKIKAIQETIEIINKDSYRDELVALKLEKIFKLEMDINKVKPLSMKSRSNVSKITSMIEKFIETKEKWNEEEQEFVIKYFSSKKYLNRFENELQAICLSIIEKNTLDVDHFNNILVDWKRIKNNDFVNKVKALKEIRQLRGKTISTIFQDPMTSLNPLLPVGFQITEVLRKQVGLNKKEAKEEAIELLRKVGIPNPEKRFKDIPGRYSGGMRQRVVIAIALAARPKILICDEPTTALDVTIQAQILDLIKELQAEYKFSVVFITHDLGVVAKIADRVAVMYAGQIIEVGTAREIFDDPKHPYTWALLSSLPQLGKKGDDLFSIEGTPPSLFNEIIGDAFAPRNKYALELDYIKQPPMFKVSETHFAKTWLLDPRSPKVEKPNILKNLRKRIEEAEKVG is encoded by the coding sequence ATGAACAAAGAAAATAGAATTATATCTGTTCGTGACATGGAAGTTAAATTCCAAGTTAGAGGTAATTTTTTAACAGCTATTAGAAATGTTGATCTAGATTTATATGACCAAGAAATTCTTGCAATCGTAGGAGAATCTGGAAGTGGTAAATCAGTTATTACAAAAACTTTTACAGGTATGTTAGAAGCAAATGGATGAGTAAGTAATGGATCTATCGTTTATAGACCAAACAAAGATGCAGTTGACAGCAATGAAACTTATTTCAAAGACCCAATTGATATTGTTAACTTACAAAGTCCATTGATTTCAAAAGATGTTATTAAAAGTGTTGTGAAAATCAATAATGAAAAAATAAAAGAACTTTTAAATGAAATAAAAGAAATATATAAATTAAATCCAAAATACAATGGTAATTTGGAACAAAAAGAATTACAAAAAATTAGATTAGAAAAACAAATAGAATCTGAACAAAATGAAACAATTTTAGAAGGTTTAAAACAACAATTAAAAGAATTAACAGAAGAGTTAAAATCTAGCTTACTAGATGAAAGTACAATTTCATCTACCAAAGAAATCAATAATGAAAAATACAATATATTATTAGCTAAAAGAAAAGAACAATTAGAAAACCTAAATGCAAACATTGGGTTTAGTTCAAACAATAGACATGCAAATAAAATAATTAAAACAGAAGTGAAAATTAAAGCTATTCAAGAAACTATTGAAATTATCAATAAAGACTCTTATAGAGATGAATTAGTAGCTTTAAAACTTGAAAAAATATTCAAATTAGAAATGGATATTAATAAAGTTAAACCATTGAGTATGAAAAGTAGAAGCAATGTGTCTAAAATAACTTCAATGATTGAAAAGTTTATTGAAACAAAAGAGAAATGAAATGAAGAAGAACAAGAATTTGTTATTAAGTATTTTTCAAGTAAAAAATACTTAAATAGATTCGAAAATGAATTACAAGCAATTTGTTTATCAATTATAGAAAAAAATACTTTAGATGTTGATCACTTCAATAACATATTGGTGGACTGAAAAAGAATTAAAAACAATGATTTTGTAAACAAAGTAAAAGCTTTAAAAGAAATCAGACAATTAAGAGGAAAAACAATTTCAACAATTTTCCAAGACCCAATGACTTCTTTAAACCCATTACTACCTGTAGGATTTCAAATTACAGAAGTATTGAGAAAACAAGTTGGTTTAAATAAAAAAGAAGCAAAAGAAGAAGCAATTGAATTATTAAGAAAAGTTGGAATTCCAAATCCTGAAAAACGTTTCAAAGATATTCCAGGAAGATATTCTGGAGGTATGCGTCAAAGAGTTGTTATAGCAATTGCTCTTGCTGCAAGACCAAAAATATTAATTTGTGACGAACCAACAACAGCGCTTGACGTTACAATTCAAGCACAAATCTTAGACTTGATTAAAGAATTACAAGCAGAATACAAATTCTCAGTTGTATTTATTACTCACGACCTAGGAGTTGTTGCAAAAATTGCAGATAGAGTTGCAGTTATGTATGCTGGACAAATAATCGAAGTTGGAACAGCAAGAGAAATCTTTGATGATCCAAAACATCCATATACTTGAGCATTATTATCTTCATTACCTCAATTAGGTAAAAAAGGAGATGACTTATTCTCAATAGAAGGAACACCTCCATCATTATTTAATGAAATAATAGGAGATGCATTTGCTCCAAGAAACAAATATGCATTGGAATTAGATTATATTAAACAACCTCCAATGTTTAAAGTTAGTGAAACTCACTTTGCAAAAACATGATTATTAGATCCGCGTTCTCCAAAAGTGGAAAAACCAAATATATTAAAAAACTTACGTAAACGTATTGAAGAAGCAGAAAAGGTAGGATAA